A single window of bacterium DNA harbors:
- a CDS encoding GatB/YqeY domain-containing protein, with amino-acid sequence MSLQERLDADLKTALKSGDKQRVSVIRMLRGELTNERIELGRAPDAREELEVLSRYARKRRDAAAEYAKGGRQDLVDKELAEAEITQGYLPSALAPEALGELVGAVITELGASGMKDMGRVMKEVLQRAAGRADGAAVSALVKTRLAS; translated from the coding sequence ATGAGCCTGCAAGAGCGATTGGACGCGGATCTGAAGACCGCCCTCAAGAGCGGGGACAAGCAGCGCGTGAGCGTCATCCGCATGCTGCGGGGAGAGCTGACCAACGAGCGCATCGAGCTGGGCCGCGCGCCGGACGCTCGCGAGGAACTCGAGGTGCTCTCCCGCTATGCGCGCAAGCGCCGCGACGCCGCCGCCGAGTACGCCAAGGGCGGCCGCCAGGATCTCGTCGACAAGGAGCTGGCCGAGGCCGAGATCACCCAGGGCTACCTGCCCAGTGCGCTCGCCCCGGAGGCCCTCGGCGAGCTGGTGGGGGCGGTGATCACCGAGTTGGGCGCGAGCGGCATGAAGGACATGGGGCGGGTCATGAAGGAGGTCCTCCAGCGGGCTGCAGGGCGCGCCGACGGCGCCGCCGTGAGCGCGCTGGTCAAGACGCGG
- the dnaJ gene encoding molecular chaperone DnaJ translates to MAQRDYYEVLGLERSADEAAIRKAYRKLAMQYHPDRNPNDKSAEEKFKEATEAYEVLKDPQKRQAYDQFGHAGVSGQGFGGAGPFGGGQGIDLEEALRSFMRDFGFESFFGGGPRQASGPDRGGRDLRVRVRLSLEEVAQGADKQIRIKKKQSCATCGGSGQRPGSRAQRCGECQGSGEIRRVQRSILGQFVSVSPCPRCRGEGALIGDPCGECQGEGRVAGGETLTVAIPPGVSTGDYIPLRGKGEAGLRGGPAGDVIVLIEVEEHALFQRARQDLFLELPVSYATLAQGGKVEVPTLEGAAKLSVPPGTQSHQLFRLRDKGLPQLNARRRGDLIVRLVCWTPGRLGREEQKLIEELERLQAGKLPGPRRPA, encoded by the coding sequence ATGGCCCAGCGCGACTACTACGAGGTGCTCGGTCTGGAGCGCAGCGCGGACGAGGCGGCCATCCGCAAGGCCTACCGCAAGCTGGCCATGCAGTACCACCCCGACCGCAACCCGAACGACAAGAGCGCCGAGGAGAAGTTCAAGGAGGCGACCGAGGCCTACGAGGTCCTCAAGGACCCCCAGAAGCGCCAGGCCTACGATCAATTCGGGCACGCCGGCGTTTCGGGGCAGGGTTTCGGCGGCGCGGGCCCCTTCGGCGGTGGCCAGGGCATCGACCTCGAAGAGGCCCTGCGCTCCTTCATGCGCGACTTCGGCTTCGAGTCCTTCTTCGGCGGTGGTCCCCGCCAGGCGAGCGGACCCGATCGCGGCGGCCGCGACCTGCGCGTGCGCGTGCGGCTCTCGCTCGAGGAGGTCGCCCAGGGGGCCGACAAGCAGATCCGCATCAAGAAGAAGCAGAGCTGCGCAACCTGCGGCGGCAGTGGCCAGCGCCCCGGCTCGCGCGCCCAGCGCTGCGGCGAGTGCCAGGGCAGCGGCGAGATCCGGCGCGTGCAGCGCTCCATCCTCGGTCAGTTCGTCAGCGTCAGCCCCTGTCCGCGCTGCCGCGGCGAAGGCGCGCTGATCGGCGACCCCTGCGGCGAGTGCCAGGGCGAGGGGCGCGTGGCCGGCGGCGAGACGCTCACGGTGGCGATCCCGCCCGGCGTTTCGACGGGCGACTACATTCCCCTGCGCGGCAAGGGCGAGGCCGGCCTGCGCGGCGGGCCGGCGGGGGACGTCATCGTGCTGATCGAGGTGGAGGAGCACGCCCTCTTCCAGCGCGCGCGCCAGGACCTCTTCCTCGAACTGCCCGTGAGCTACGCGACGCTCGCGCAGGGCGGCAAGGTCGAGGTGCCCACGCTCGAGGGCGCGGCCAAGCTCAGCGTGCCGCCGGGCACGCAGAGCCATCAGCTCTTTCGCCTGCGCGACAAGGGACTGCCCCAGCTCAACGCGCGGCGGCGCGGCGACCTCATCGTGCGGCTCGTCTGCTGGACGCCGGGCCGTCTGGGCCGCGAGGAGCAGAAGCTGATCGAGGAGCTCGAGCGGCTGCAGGCCGGGAAGCTGCCCGGCCCGCGGCGCCCCGCCTAG
- a CDS encoding nucleotide exchange factor GrpE yields MSGKRQRETPPEAAAGSAEAAKAAERRDAAGAPETPAEPAPEAAVAAPAVEVLALTERLAALSGEQDRLLRLLAERENQVKRMERDQERERLRLQGELVGALLPLADDLERALGLLEAEAAAHAEGLRLIAQRLEALLAAFGLEPIAALGERFDPRLHEALVQLPATEAEKGTVIQELQRGYRLGERVIRPAKVAVAG; encoded by the coding sequence ATGAGCGGCAAGCGCCAGCGCGAGACCCCGCCCGAGGCAGCCGCCGGCAGCGCCGAGGCGGCGAAGGCCGCCGAGCGGCGCGACGCCGCGGGCGCGCCCGAGACCCCGGCCGAGCCGGCGCCCGAGGCGGCGGTCGCGGCCCCGGCGGTCGAGGTCCTCGCTCTCACGGAGCGCCTCGCCGCCCTGAGCGGCGAGCAGGACCGCCTGCTTCGCCTGCTGGCCGAGCGCGAGAATCAGGTGAAGCGCATGGAGCGGGACCAGGAGCGCGAACGCCTGCGCCTGCAGGGCGAGCTGGTCGGCGCCCTGCTGCCTCTCGCCGACGACCTCGAGCGCGCCCTCGGGCTCCTCGAAGCCGAAGCGGCGGCCCACGCAGAGGGCCTGCGCCTCATCGCCCAGCGCCTCGAGGCGCTGCTCGCCGCCTTCGGCCTGGAGCCCATCGCCGCCCTCGGCGAGCGCTTCGATCCGCGCCTCCACGAGGCCCTGGTCCAGTTGCCCGCCACCGAGGCCGAGAAGGGCACGGTGATCCAGGAGCTGCAGCGCGGCTATCGGCTCGGCGAGCGCGTGATCCGCCCGGCCAAGGTCGCCGTGGCCGGCTAG
- a CDS encoding 16S rRNA (uracil(1498)-N(3))-methyltransferase produces MKEAPVLLWPALAPGAGALRLEGAAQHYLCYVLRLRAGDAVELRDGRGGLAAARLERVTRAAAELVHGPRETPLPPAQPELHLALPLLKGRRLDWVLEKGTELGVAGFALYLGRHGVVQRETRPERYAEILRAAFMQSRRLLLPSLGGPQPFADLLADARERGWRQCWADERRAGQGDGPLPAADARPLLAWIGPEGGFAAEEREALGAVAEAALDLGPWRLRAETAALALACRLLLPVPAQAGWPR; encoded by the coding sequence ATGAAGGAGGCGCCGGTCCTGCTCTGGCCCGCCCTCGCGCCCGGCGCGGGCGCGCTTCGCCTCGAGGGCGCGGCCCAGCACTACCTCTGTTACGTGCTGCGCCTGCGCGCGGGCGACGCCGTCGAGCTGCGCGACGGCCGCGGCGGCCTGGCCGCGGCGCGCCTGGAGCGCGTGACGAGGGCGGCTGCCGAGCTCGTCCACGGGCCTCGCGAAACGCCGCTCCCGCCCGCGCAGCCCGAGCTGCACCTCGCGCTGCCCCTGCTCAAGGGCCGCCGCCTCGACTGGGTGCTCGAGAAGGGCACCGAGCTGGGCGTTGCCGGCTTCGCGCTCTACCTCGGCCGCCACGGCGTCGTGCAGCGCGAAACCCGCCCGGAGCGCTACGCCGAGATCCTGCGGGCGGCCTTCATGCAGAGCCGCCGCCTCCTGCTGCCCAGCCTCGGCGGGCCGCAACCCTTCGCCGACCTGCTTGCCGATGCGCGCGAGCGCGGCTGGCGCCAGTGCTGGGCCGACGAGCGGCGCGCTGGGCAGGGCGACGGGCCGCTCCCGGCGGCCGATGCGCGGCCCCTGCTCGCCTGGATCGGGCCCGAGGGCGGCTTCGCGGCCGAGGAGCGCGAGGCTCTCGGCGCCGTCGCCGAGGCGGCACTGGACCTCGGCCCCTGGCGACTGCGCGCCGAGACGGCCGCGCTCGCGCTCGCCTGTCGCCTGCTGCTGCCGGTCCCCGCCCAGGCGGGCTGGCCGCGTTGA